The window CCAGGGAATCGGACTGTACGAAATAGAGAAAGAAGTTACCAAACGCCATAAAAAAGCATTCCTATCGCAGGATATAGCAGCCAATCTCGATCTTGAGGTGGGCGGAGAGTACCGTTGGAGAAGAAATGGTGAGAAGCACATGTTCAATCCATTAAGTGTCGCCATGCTTCAAAAATCGGTACGCAACAACGAGCCGGAAACTTATAAGGAGTATTCCAAATTGGTCAATGAGCAATCCAAAAACCTAATGACCATCCGTGGACTGTTCGATTTTTCGAACTACGATCCCATTCCCATTGAAGAAGTGGAACCTTGGACGGAAATCGTCAAAAGGTTCAAAACGGGGGCGATGTCCTACGGAAGTATTAGTCAAGAAGCACATGAAAATCTTGCGGTTGCCATGAACCGAATTGGAGGAAAGAGCAATTCAGGTGAAGGTGGGGAGGATTCGGCTCGTTTCTATAAAAGTCAAACTGGCGACTGGAAGAACAGTGCTATTAAACAGGTAGCATCGGGTCGATTTGGGGTCACCTCCAACTATTTGACGAGCGCCCAGGAAATCCAGATAAAAATGGCCCAAGGGGCCAAACCTGGTGAGGGTGGGCAATTGCCCGGACCAAAAGTCAATCCGGCGATTGCCAAAACACGAAATTCAACCCCTTACGTAGGATTGATTTCCCCACCCCCGCACCACGACATTTATTCCATTGAAGATTTGTCACAATTGATCTACGACCTAAAATCCGCCAACCGTGATGCACGTATCAACGTCAAATTGGTTTCAGAGGTTGGTGTAGGTACGGTAGCAGCCGGGGTTGCCAAGGCAAAAGCCGATGTTATACTCATTTCCGGATTCGATGGAGGTACCGGGGCATCGCCATTGACTTCCTTAAAGCACGCTGGCCTACCTTGGGAACTAGGGATTGCCGAAGCGCAGCAAACATTAGTGCTGAACGATTTGCGAAATAGAGTGGTTTTGGAATGTGACGGACAATTAAAAACGGGAAGGGATGTAGCCATCGCCTGCTTGTTGGGAGCTGAAGAATTTGGATTTGCCACAGCGCCCCTCGTAGCTTCGGGCTGTATTATGATGCGTGTTTGCCATTTAAATACCTGCCCCGTAGGAATTGCAACCCAGAACCCTGAGCTGCGTAAAAAGTTTGAAGGTAAGCCAGAACACGTGGTCAACTATATGTACTTCGTAGCTCAAGAATTGCGTGAGATCATGGCCAAACTAGGCTTTAGGACGTTGAACGAGATGGTAGGCCAAGTGCAAAAACTGGACCGTAAAAAAGCCATTGAACACTATAAGGCCGCTGGAATTGACCTTACTCCCATTCTGTACCGTATCGACGTTCCCGAAGGAACAAAACTGTACAATACAGAAAAGCAGGTACACGACATCAGTAAATCCATAGAGTTTGATATCATTGGAAAGGCACACCCTGCTCTTTTCCGTAAGGAGAAAACCACATTGGACTTCCCCATCAAAAATACAGATAGGGCCGTTGGTGCCATTATCAGCAATGAAATCTCAAAAATCTATGGGGAGGAAGGATTACCGGAAAACACCCTGAAACTGAATTTTACCGGTTCTGCCGGCCAGAGCTTTGGTGCGTTTGCTACCAAAGGACTTACCATGGTGGTTAACGGAAACACCAACGACTATCTTGGGAAGGGACTTTCTGGAGCAAAATTGGTCATTAAAGTTCCGTTCAAATCAACCATAAAACCCGAAGAAAATGTAATTACTGGAAATGTGACCCTTTATGGTGCCACCTCGGGCGAGGCATACATCAACGGTAAAGCGGGAGAACGCTTCTGTGTGAGAAACTCCGGGGCCAAAGCGGTCGTGGAAGGAATCGGTGACCACGGTTGCGAATATATGACGGGTGGTGTTGCTGTGATCTTAGGTTCCGTAGGAAGAAATTTTGGTGCCGGAATGAGCGGTGGAATTGCTTATGTATTTGATAAAGACAATTCCTTTAGAAGTAACTGCAACGGAGATCACTTGAATCTGCTTCCGGTTGATGAGGATAACGATATCCAACAACTGAAAGACCTGATAGAGAACCATTACAACGCGACCTTAAGTCCATTGGCACAGCGTATTCTTGAAGATTGGGAAAATTGCCTTCCTAAATTCATAAAAGTGTTCCCGGAAGAATTCCGACAAGCACTGATACGATTGGAAGAAGAAAAATTGCAAACCTTATAATTGGAGACATGGGAAAGATTACAGGATTTATGGAATTTGACAGAAAGGATGAAGCATATGCCCCTGTCGAAGAACGCATCAAAAACTATAAGGAGTTTACCAAACCTCTAAAAGAGTCCGAATTAAAAGATCAAGGGGCTCGCTGCATGGATTGTGGTATCCCATTTTGCCATAGTGGCTGTCCGCTGGGAAACCTAATCCCCGATTTTAACGACGCCGTTTACAAAGGCAAATGGCAGCAAGCCGCTGAGATACTGCACTCCACCAATAATTTCCCGGAATTCACCGGTAGGTTGTGTCCCGCTCCCTGTGAAGAATCGTGCGTATTGGGCATCAATGAAGACCCGGTATCCATTGAGAATATCGAAAAGAACATTGTAGAGACCGCATTCAAAAACGGTTGGGTTAAACCCATTATCCCTGTAAAACGAACGGACAAAAAAGTGGCCGTAGTAGGTTCTGGACCGGCAGGATTGGCGGCAGCGCAACAATTGAACCGTGCAGGTCATAATGTTACTGTATTCGAAAGGGATGAGAAACCGGGTGGCTTGCTACGTTATGGGATTCCTGATTTTAAAATGGAGAAAAGTATTATCGACCGACGATTGGAAATCATGGAACAAGAAGGCATTGAGTTCAAAACAGGCATTCATGTCGGTGTGGATGTTACAGCGGAACAACTTCAACAAGACTACGATTCTATTGTTCTTTGTGGTGGGGCCACGGTAAGGCGCAGCCTTCCCATTCCCGGCTCCGATGCCAAGGGAGTGATACAAGCCATGGATTTTTTACCGCAGAACAATCGAAAAGTGGACGGAATACCGTATCAAGGAGAAGAAATCTCTGCAAAAGACAAAAAAGTCATCGTAATTGGCGGTGGTGACACAGGTTCGGATTGTATCGGAACTTCCATTAGACAAGGTGCCATTTCTGTGACCAATTTTGAAATTATGCCGAAAGGAACTACCGAACGGCCAGAGGGACAGCCTTGGCCCTTTTGGCCAATGCGTTTACGAACCAGTTCGTCTCACAAAGAAGGAGCTGACCGTGTATTTAGCATTTCTACCAAAAGATTCAATACCGATAATGATGGCAATTTGAAAAGCTTGGTAACTGCAGAAGTGGAATGGATCAAGCAACCAGGTCAAAGACCTGTATTGAAAGAAGTAGAAGGCACAGAAAAAGAATGGGAGTGCGATTTGGTGCTATTGGCTTTGGGCTTCACAGGTTCTGAAACTACCATAGCCGACCAACTTCATCTTGAAATGGATGCACGAACCAATATTAAGGCTTCTGCGGCAGATTATAAAACCAATGTTCCCGGCGTATTTGT is drawn from Flagellimonas sp. MMG031 and contains these coding sequences:
- a CDS encoding glutamate synthase subunit beta codes for the protein MGKITGFMEFDRKDEAYAPVEERIKNYKEFTKPLKESELKDQGARCMDCGIPFCHSGCPLGNLIPDFNDAVYKGKWQQAAEILHSTNNFPEFTGRLCPAPCEESCVLGINEDPVSIENIEKNIVETAFKNGWVKPIIPVKRTDKKVAVVGSGPAGLAAAQQLNRAGHNVTVFERDEKPGGLLRYGIPDFKMEKSIIDRRLEIMEQEGIEFKTGIHVGVDVTAEQLQQDYDSIVLCGGATVRRSLPIPGSDAKGVIQAMDFLPQNNRKVDGIPYQGEEISAKDKKVIVIGGGDTGSDCIGTSIRQGAISVTNFEIMPKGTTERPEGQPWPFWPMRLRTSSSHKEGADRVFSISTKRFNTDNDGNLKSLVTAEVEWIKQPGQRPVLKEVEGTEKEWECDLVLLALGFTGSETTIADQLHLEMDARTNIKASAADYKTNVPGVFVAGDQRRGQSLIVWAISEGRQAAHYVDKYLMGTSDLPLKGEGDLPRV